ACAATTTATCTTGTCTACGGATGCATAATCTTACCCATACGGCAAAAGGTCAAGCGAAAAATGACCTTATAGGAGGAATAATGGACCCGAATGACGTCGGCAGCAGACTGGGAATGCTGATTAAAGCAATGAAATTGAAGCAGTACCAGTTCACAGAAAAGTTTGGCATTTCTGCCAATTCTTTGGACCGCTACAAGAATAATGAGAGGTTTCCCGACCCTCAATTCATGGCCAGATTGATCGATGCCGGAGTGAATGTGAACTGGCTCTTGAGGGGTGAAGGCAGTATGTTCATCCTGGCTCCCTGGGAGTTGGGAGATGATATCCGGACTACCAAGAAAGTCCAGATTGTGGATGGCAAACCGGTCTTAATGAATGATCTTGATAAGACTTACATTCGTACCTCAGTGTTCCCGATCGCAGCGGAAATAGCCGCTGGATCACCCATCGATGTCCCGGAAGGTATAGAACCAACGGATACAGTCGAAGTCCCCACTCGTTACATTCCCTTCGGAACGGACAGCTACATTGCCTTCCAAATCAATGGTCATAGCATGGAGCCTCAGATTCTGCATGGAGACGTTGTGCTAATCAGGAAGCAGATTACCTGGGATGGTCTGGATGGGAAGATCTGTGCCGTCAGATACGAGACAGGCATTACCCTGAAAAGGATACAGTATGATGAGGCTCGCAAGGGAGTTGCCCTCCAACCCCTCAATAAAGACTACCGGATCGAGTTTATAGACGCTGATCAGAGTCAGTGGCTTACGATGATCGGACCCCTGGCACTTCAGTTAAGGCTCTATTAAATTCGCAAACCATTTCAGAAAATCTGATGTTCTGAAAATACCCTAAATTGAGGGCATATTTGAAGGAATCGTGATATCGATACGTCCAAATACGTCCAAAGACCACTGTGACACAGTCTAAAGCCAGTCCTATCTATCTCCCCAACCTATAAACCTTTAAGACCTCTGTGACACGTGATATCGATTTGAAGGTTTGGGTGAGAACTTATATTTAGGTTAAATTGAGAATGGAGAATGGAGAATGGAGAATTGAGAATGGAGAATGGATTTAGCGAGATAGCGAGATGGCGAGATGGCGAGATGGGAATAGAGGGTAAGAACAAATTATATTTTTTTTACAAAGAGAGAAAGAGGATTTTGAACAAAGAGAAAAAGAGAAAAAGAGAGAAAGAGAAAAAGAGATTAAATTGAGAATGGAGAATTGAAAATGGAGAATGAAAATAGTAACGCAGAATTTGATCTAAGGTTTTTAGGTTCTGAAATTTCCAAAAAAACAAAATCCCTAAAATCCCTAAAATCCCTATAATCCTGTTCATCCCAGACCTATTAATATCCTCTAAATCCTTAAATCCTGAAATCCTCGTTTCTGAAATCCTATCCGTGTTATCTGTGATTTTTTAGTACCGGCGCTCGCTGTAGCGCCGAATAAATAAGGCGGAACGGCGTCCGCCTGTACAAAAAACGGTGGAACGGCGTCCGCCGGTACAAAAAACGGTGGAATATAATCTAAACTCTAATTTGCAGGAAAAAACCACTGCCTTGTTTTATTAGCTATGCTTACCAGATTAAGCATAACGGGAACTTCAACTAAAACGCCTACAGTGGTAGCCAAGGCAACTGGTGAATCGGCTCCGAAAAGAGATATAGCTACTGCCACTGCAAGTTCAAAGAAATTGGATGCTCCAACTAAAGCTGCCGGTGCTGCAATATCGTGGGGTAATTTTATATGTTTGGTGAATAAATAGCTTATAAAGAAGATTAAATAGGTCTGAATCGTAAGTGGAATGGCTATCAGGATAATATGGAGAGGATTATTGATAATAACTTCTCCTTGAAAAGCAAAGATAATAACCAGGGTAAGCAACAAACCGCTAATAGTAACATTATTGAATTTGGGAATAAAGGTTTTCAGGAAATAATCCTCTCCCCTATGTTTTATCACTGAATATCGTGTTGTTGCTCCTCCAGCTAAAGGAATAACAACAAATAAGATAACGGAAAGAATTAATGTATCCCAAGGTATTTTTATTCCGCTAATGCCCATCAGGAATGCTACAATGGGTGTGAAAGCAACCAGAATTATCAAATCGTTTGTAGCTACCTGAACAACTGTATAAGCAGGTTTACCATTGGCTAAATGGCTCCAGACAAAAACCATTGCTGTGCAAGGTGCAGCACCCAACAAAATAGCTCCCGCAAGATAATCTTTGGCTAAATTTGCAGGTATAACAGATTTAAATACAATATAAAAGAAAAACCAGGCAATTCCATACATTGTGAAAGGTTTAATTAACCAATTTACAATCCAGGTTACAATTAATCCCTTGGGGTTTTTCCCCACATTCTTAATGCTGGTAAAATCTACCTTCATCATCATCGGATAGATCATTAACCAAATAAGAACGGCTATCGGAATTGAGACCTGGGCAAATTCAAATTTACGCAGGAAATTAGGTATTCCAGGTATATACCTGCCTATAAGAACCCCGGCTGCCATACATATAATAACCCACAATGTCAGATATTTCTCGAAAAAACTGATGCCTTCCCTTTTGTTTGTTTTCTGCTGCATCTCATCTTCCTATTCGTTGTTTTATTTTTTAAAGGGAGATTTTAAATTCACTGCTAATCCTTAAAAGAATATTAGTATTGGGCATAGAATGTTGGTCAATCCAAACTAAGTAAATTTAAACCCAATTCTTCCTGCATAATTCTGATATTTTTTTCCAGATTGGGGTTTACAGGAACACCTTGTTTACGGACTTTTTGCTCTATTTCATATTCTTTTTCGCCGGCTACATAGATTTTTGTTTTGCCGGGGAAAAGCTTTGAATTTTGTAAATCTCTGCAGATGGAACCGGTAATTTTCTTGAAGTTTTCCACATCTGTAAAAAAATCAATATTGATTGCCATAAAGAAGTGTCCTAAACGGTAAGGAGCAGGTTTACCCTGTTCATCTTCTCCCGTTAAACCGTTCAAATAATTCCCGTTTTGCAAAGCAGCGCAAATAATCTCTACGGCAGTTGCGAGTCCGTAACCCTTATGGCTTCCGGTAATTTCTTCCGTTCCCCCTAAGGGTAACATCGCTGCTTTCTGTTTTAATAAATCAATCAGCAGACCTTTTGTATCCGTGTAGGGTTTTCCTTCCAAATCAATAGCCCAGCCAAGAGGGGTTTCTTTTTCTTCGCGAGCCAGCTGTTCCACTTTACCTCTTTGGGAAATGGAAGTAGCGGCATCATATAAAAAAGGATAGGGTAAATCAGTTGGAGCTCCAAAACATATTGGATTCGTTCCCAAAATGGGAGAAACACCATTAGTAGGACAAATTGAAGGTCGGGCATTGGAAAAAACAAGTCCCATCATATCTTGTTTAACTGCCATTTCTGCATAATAACCGCAAATTCCGAAATGAGTAGAATTACGAACGGCAACAGAACCCAAACCATATTTTGCTGCTTTGTCCATTGCTGTCTGCATGGCTTTTTTACTAATCACCTGACCCATTCCATTATTTCCATCCCAAACAGCAGTAGCATATTTATCGCGGATTACATCAATGCTGGTAACGGGATTTTGAATGCCAGCTTTAATTCTATCATAATACATTTTTAGCCGTCCGATTCCGTGTGATTCAATCCCTCTTAAATCACTGGCAATAAGAACATCACTGCAAATGCGGGCATCTTCTTCCGGCACTCCCAATTTTGTAAAGACCTCTTGCATAAAACGCTGCAGCAGCTCAACCGGCATATATTTCATTTGCTCTGCCTCCTTAATTTTCTTTAAAAATAACGGCTTTCAGGGGAGGAAAGCCATTAAAATTAACACTGGCATAAGTATGGGTGTAGGCACCGGTAGAAAAAATATAAACTTTATCTCCGGGAACGGTTCCTTCGGGCATCCGATAACGATAGTGCTCATAGAGAATATCCATACTGTCACAAGTAGGACCAGCCAATATAATCTCTTCCGCCAAACCCTTACGCGGAAAATAGATGGGGAATTTTATGGATTCATCAATGGTCTCAATTAGACCGCCAAATTTACCTATATCAAGATACACCCATTGATAGAGATTATTTTTGGATTTACGCGCTACATTTATCACTTCGGATACAATTACACCCGCATCTGCAACCAGAGAACGACCCGGTTCTAAAATAATTTCCGGTAAGTTATCACCAAAATCCTCCATTATAAAACGCTGGATTTCTTTGGAATAATCTTCAATGGAAAAAGTGGGATCAACATAGTTGGCAGGAAAACCGCCTCCAATATTAATCATTTGTAATTCTATGCCTTCTTCGGCAACAGCATCAAAGAGATATTTACACCGTGCCACTGCATCATCCCATTGTCCTATATCCCTTTGCTGAGAACCAACATGAAATGAAATTCCCCAGGGTTGTAAATTCATTTTTGCTGCTTTCACAATTAAATGATAGATTGTATCAGGATGGGAACCAAATTTTCTGGATAGAGGCCAATCCGCACCTGTCCCTTCTGTTAAAATCCGGAATAAAACCTTGGAACCGGGAGCATATTTTGCCAAATTATTCAAATCCAACTTGCTGTCAGTAGTAAAAAACCGCACCCCTCTATCGTAAAAATACTTAATATCGCTAACTTTTTTGATGGTATTCCCGAAGCTTAAACGCTCGGGCTCAATTCCCAAATCTAAAATTTGGTCAAGTTCGTAAGGCGAAGCCAAATCAAAATAAGCACCAAGTTCATTCAGCAGCATTATCACTTCCTGCATAGGATTTGCCTTCACTGCATAATAAATCTTATAATCGGGCATACTTGCCTGCAATTCTAAATACTTATTCCTTACTATATCCAAGTCCACAATCAAACAGGGGGTGGTGATATCTTTGGCAAATTCCTGAATTTTTGCAAATCGCTTTTCGTCCATAAAGCGAGCTATATTAAAGATGTAGGGTTCCTTAAACAATGTTTTATCCTCATTACTTAGAATCAATGCTTCCTAAGATTCGCAAAGCCCATAAATGTCAAATAAAAAGTAGTTGACACTTTAGCTGTTTGCATTATAATAAGTTGTAATAAGATAAAGGATATAAAATGCAAAATAAACCTTGTGTGGCAGTTGGAATCAGCGGAGGGATTGACTCCGCAATGACTGCCTATTTACTAAAAGAAAGCGGTTTCAGGGTAATTGGCATCACAATGCAAACCTGGGATAAAAACAAAGCAATGGAGAAAGTGATAAAAAGTGGTTGTTTTGGTCCCGCCCAGGAAGAAAGTATCCAATCCGCCGCTCGTTTATGCCAAAAAATGGGTATAGAGCATTATGTTATTCCTTTGCAGGAAGAATTTCAGCAGAAGGTTATTAACTATTTCTGCCAAACATACTTACGGGGAAAAACACCCAATCCTTGTTTGGTTTGCAATGCCTACATCAAGTTTGCGTTATTGCCCGAAAAAGCACATTCCTTGGGGCTGGAATTTGACTATTTTGCCACCGGACATTATGCTAAAGTGGATTATAATGAAGAATTGCAACGCTACCAAATAAAGAAGGCAAAAGACACTAACAAGGATCAATCCTATTTTCTGGCTTTTTTAACTCAGGAGCAACTGGCACGAACCCTTTTCCCCTTAGGGAATTATACAAAGCCGGAAATAAAAAAAATGGCTGCCGATATTGGGTTTGGCGAACTGGTATCCCGTCAGGAAAGCCAGGATTTTTTACAAAGTTCAGATTTGGCAGTGCTTTTTAAAGCAGAAGATTTTCAGGAAGGGGAAATTGTTGATCTATCCGGGAAAGTTATTGGAACACACAAAGGCATAATAAATTACACTATCGGACAGAGAAGAAATTTGGGAGTTAAGGGTTTTCACGAACCCCGGTTTGTTCTGGAAATTGATGCGGAAAAAAATAG
This portion of the Candidatus Cloacimonas sp. genome encodes:
- a CDS encoding XRE family transcriptional regulator, with translation MDPNDVGSRLGMLIKAMKLKQYQFTEKFGISANSLDRYKNNERFPDPQFMARLIDAGVNVNWLLRGEGSMFILAPWELGDDIRTTKKVQIVDGKPVLMNDLDKTYIRTSVFPIAAEIAAGSPIDVPEGIEPTDTVEVPTRYIPFGTDSYIAFQINGHSMEPQILHGDVVLIRKQITWDGLDGKICAVRYETGITLKRIQYDEARKGVALQPLNKDYRIEFIDADQSQWLTMIGPLALQLRLY
- the arsB gene encoding ACR3 family arsenite efflux transporter, encoding MQQKTNKREGISFFEKYLTLWVIICMAAGVLIGRYIPGIPNFLRKFEFAQVSIPIAVLIWLMIYPMMMKVDFTSIKNVGKNPKGLIVTWIVNWLIKPFTMYGIAWFFFYIVFKSVIPANLAKDYLAGAILLGAAPCTAMVFVWSHLANGKPAYTVVQVATNDLIILVAFTPIVAFLMGISGIKIPWDTLILSVILFVVIPLAGGATTRYSVIKHRGEDYFLKTFIPKFNNVTISGLLLTLVIIFAFQGEVIINNPLHIILIAIPLTIQTYLIFFISYLFTKHIKLPHDIAAPAALVGASNFFELAVAVAISLFGADSPVALATTVGVLVEVPVMLNLVSIANKTRQWFFPAN
- a CDS encoding Ldh family oxidoreductase, producing the protein MKYMPVELLQRFMQEVFTKLGVPEEDARICSDVLIASDLRGIESHGIGRLKMYYDRIKAGIQNPVTSIDVIRDKYATAVWDGNNGMGQVISKKAMQTAMDKAAKYGLGSVAVRNSTHFGICGYYAEMAVKQDMMGLVFSNARPSICPTNGVSPILGTNPICFGAPTDLPYPFLYDAATSISQRGKVEQLAREEKETPLGWAIDLEGKPYTDTKGLLIDLLKQKAAMLPLGGTEEITGSHKGYGLATAVEIICAALQNGNYLNGLTGEDEQGKPAPYRLGHFFMAINIDFFTDVENFKKITGSICRDLQNSKLFPGKTKIYVAGEKEYEIEQKVRKQGVPVNPNLEKNIRIMQEELGLNLLSLD
- a CDS encoding type III PLP-dependent enzyme, translating into MFKEPYIFNIARFMDEKRFAKIQEFAKDITTPCLIVDLDIVRNKYLELQASMPDYKIYYAVKANPMQEVIMLLNELGAYFDLASPYELDQILDLGIEPERLSFGNTIKKVSDIKYFYDRGVRFFTTDSKLDLNNLAKYAPGSKVLFRILTEGTGADWPLSRKFGSHPDTIYHLIVKAAKMNLQPWGISFHVGSQQRDIGQWDDAVARCKYLFDAVAEEGIELQMINIGGGFPANYVDPTFSIEDYSKEIQRFIMEDFGDNLPEIILEPGRSLVADAGVIVSEVINVARKSKNNLYQWVYLDIGKFGGLIETIDESIKFPIYFPRKGLAEEIILAGPTCDSMDILYEHYRYRMPEGTVPGDKVYIFSTGAYTHTYASVNFNGFPPLKAVIFKEN
- the mnmA gene encoding tRNA 2-thiouridine(34) synthase MnmA, whose product is MQNKPCVAVGISGGIDSAMTAYLLKESGFRVIGITMQTWDKNKAMEKVIKSGCFGPAQEESIQSAARLCQKMGIEHYVIPLQEEFQQKVINYFCQTYLRGKTPNPCLVCNAYIKFALLPEKAHSLGLEFDYFATGHYAKVDYNEELQRYQIKKAKDTNKDQSYFLAFLTQEQLARTLFPLGNYTKPEIKKMAADIGFGELVSRQESQDFLQSSDLAVLFKAEDFQEGEIVDLSGKVIGTHKGIINYTIGQRRNLGVKGFHEPRFVLEIDAEKNRIVIGTKEYLFKNRCLATNMNWVSISAPAKQFRAKAKIRFLHTPADCIVNPINDSEIEVLFTEPQLSITPGQGLVLYTDDLLLGGGFIALSNDKNAEHNV